The Streptomyces capitiformicae genome contains the following window.
CAACCAACCCGCACCCGCCAACAGATCCGACTGGACCGAGCCCTCAGCGCGCCTCGCGACGCCGGAGGCCTACGCTCCCACGACCCTTTCCTTGCGGGCGCGGGAGGCGATCACCGCGTTCTCGGCCTCGCGGCGCAGCTTGCGGTCGGCGAAGAAGCCGCCGGTGGGCAGGATGGAGAGGATGAAGTAGAGCGCGGCGGTCTTGAGGCCCCACTTGGCGCGGTTCCAGGCGTCGGCCCAGAAGATCACGTACAGGATGAAGAGTATGCCGTGGATCATGCCCATCGCCGGCACCGCGTTGAACTCCGTGGTCCGCTTCAGCACCGAGCAGACCAGCAGGAGCAGGAAGGAGACGGCCTCGGGGGTGGAGACGAGGCGCAGGCGGCGTA
Protein-coding sequences here:
- a CDS encoding DUF3817 domain-containing protein, whose translation is MDTKTASALRRLRLVSTPEAVSFLLLLVCSVLKRTTEFNAVPAMGMIHGILFILYVIFWADAWNRAKWGLKTAALYFILSILPTGGFFADRKLRREAENAVIASRARKERVVGA